In Gemmatimonadota bacterium, the DNA window CCTCGAATCGAGCGGCCGGTTTACGGACCGGGAGTCCGCGGCCAAGCACCTGGCTGCGGGCGCGCGCAAGGTGATCATCACCGCGCCGGCCAAGGGCGAGGACATCACCATCGTGCTGGGGGTGAACGAGGAGAAGTATGACCCCGAGCGGCATCACATTGTGAGTAATGCGAGCTGTACCACCAATGCCCTCGTGCCGGTGGTGAAGGTGATCCTGGATCGGTTCGGCTTCCGGCGCGGACTCATGACCACGGTGCATTCCTACACCAACGACCAGCAGATCCTGGACCTGCCGCACAAGGACCTGCGGCGCGCGCGGGCGGCAGCGCTTTCCATCATCCCGACCTCGACCGGTGCGGCCAGGGCCACCTACCTGGTGATCCCGGAGGTGAAGGGCAAGCTGGATGGCATTGCCATGCGCGTGCCGACGCCCGACGTCTCGATCGTGGACCTCACCGCGGAGGTCGAAAAGAACGTGACGGTCGAGGACGTCAATCAGGCGTTCCGCCAGGCCGCGGAGGGTCGGCTGAAGGGAATCCTGACGGTGTCCGACGAGCCGCTGGTCAGTGTCGACTATCTCGGCAACCCGGCCAGCGCGATCGTCGACCTCCCCTTCACCTTCGTCGTCGACCAGCGGCTGGTCAAAGTCATGGCCTGGTATGACAACGAATGGGGCTACTCTCTGCGTTGCGTCGACCTGGCCCGCTACCTCGCGGAACGGCTCTCTTGACGCTGCCCCAGGGCGGAATTACCGTATAGCAGGGCAGGGGAGGCCCACAGGGCCCTTCCGCCAGGCTGTGCATCAGGCGGGCGTGCGTACCCATCAGCCGCGCCCCGGCGCTGGAGGAGCACCATGGCCGAGGCCAGCCAGGACGTTTACGGCACCTACCGCTGCCCCGTGTGTGGTCACCGCGACGCGGCAGAGCTCAAGCCGGGCGAGGAGCATCGGGTAGTCCACTGCATGTATTGCGGGACGCCGCTGGAAGTGTGGCCGCGAGGCCCGGATTCCGTCCGCTTCTCGGTCCAGGTGGCGGAGGAATCGGAGGCTGACTCGCCCAACTGGGTCGCGGGGTGAAGGGCAGACCTACCACAATTCGGCAGCAACGGGACGGCCACGGCGCGGGTGCGCGCCGTGGCCGTTCGCTTTCGGCGCTGCAGGCGCGCGTGCGGCGGGCCATGGAGCGGCTGCTCGAGCTGGGCGGGGCCCGTGTGGGAAGCGGCGTGGCGGGGCCAACGGATGCGCGGCTCCATTACCTCGAGGCTGGCAGCGGCCCGCCCTTGGTCCTCCTTCAGGGAGCGAGCGGTGGCGCCGCCAACTGGTATCGCCTGCTGGCGCCACTGGCGCAGCAGTTCCACGTGCTGGCGCCGGACCTGCCCGGCTTCGGCCTCTCCCCGCCCACCTCCGCTTCCGCACCGTTGGGCCGTTCGGCCGCGTATGCCTTGCGCGCCTGGTTCCGGGCCACGGGGGTCGCGCGCTGCGACCTGGTGGGGACTTCCTTTGGCGGGCTCGTG includes these proteins:
- the gap gene encoding type I glyceraldehyde-3-phosphate dehydrogenase; this translates as MPTRVAINGFGRIGRTIMRAAKKYGAPLDFIAVNDVTDSRTLAHLLSYDSVQGRYPGKVEVTEGGLRVDGDDIRVLSERDPGALPWKDLEVDIVLESSGRFTDRESAAKHLAAGARKVIITAPAKGEDITIVLGVNEEKYDPERHHIVSNASCTTNALVPVVKVILDRFGFRRGLMTTVHSYTNDQQILDLPHKDLRRARAAALSIIPTSTGAARATYLVIPEVKGKLDGIAMRVPTPDVSIVDLTAEVEKNVTVEDVNQAFRQAAEGRLKGILTVSDEPLVSVDYLGNPASAIVDLPFTFVVDQRLVKVMAWYDNEWGYSLRCVDLARYLAERLS